The following nucleotide sequence is from Peribacillus sp. ACCC06369.
AAAGGACAAGGTGAAAATGCGATACCGGACGAGGATTTATTTGCGAAAATCTCGTTCCGTCTTCGTGTCGGTAACTTAATTGATTCCAGTATTATGCAATTGTTGCCAGTGGAATTTGCTAAAGGGTTAGTTTCTGAATTATTAAAGGGAACAAGCGATAGCGAACCTACCGATATGAAAACGCAAAAGGCACTAAGTGATCCAGTAACAAGCATTCCATCTCAGGAGCCGGCGGCAGTCCAGAACTCCCGGCCTACTCAATCGTCTAATGAATTTTATGGACAAGGGGGTTACCAACCCCAACCTACGAACCAAATACCGAATGTGCCGCAGCATTTTGGGGCTTCATCCGTACCAACAGGGCAGCCGGTAAATGTTCAGCCTGCCAGTTTCACTAGTTTTCAGCCTTATCAGCTTCAAGAGTCTGAATCGAAAAATCTCAGTATGCTGATGGATATCCCTTTGCAAGTAACTGTGGAGCTTGGGAGAACGAAGCGCTCAGTCAAGGATATTTTGGAGCTGTCATCCGGATCTATCATCGAATTGGATAAATTAGCAGGCGAGCCAGTGGATATCCTGGTAAACAGCCGCTTGATAGCAAAAGGTGAGGTAGTGGTGA
It contains:
- the fliY gene encoding flagellar motor switch phosphatase FliY; translation: MVSDEMLSQDEIDALLKGTSDIEGEVNSLSIDDYLSMMELDALGEIGNISFGSSATALSTLLNQKVDITTPTVTLIERGQITEEFPHPYVAIQVQYTEGFSGINMLVIKQSDAAIIADLMLGGDGENPSDLLGEIQLSAVQEAMNQMMGSAATSMSTIFGKKVDISPPSIDLLNFIKGQGENAIPDEDLFAKISFRLRVGNLIDSSIMQLLPVEFAKGLVSELLKGTSDSEPTDMKTQKALSDPVTSIPSQEPAAVQNSRPTQSSNEFYGQGGYQPQPTNQIPNVPQHFGASSVPTGQPVNVQPASFTSFQPYQLQESESKNLSMLMDIPLQVTVELGRTKRSVKDILELSSGSIIELDKLAGEPVDILVNSRLIAKGEVVVIDENFGVRVTDIMSQSERLNKIR